Proteins from a single region of Flavobacterium sp. K5-23:
- a CDS encoding thioredoxin family protein: MKPTIAKALFNSYSYSEYRKIVSDLLKDGKSTGNEQSEALTHYSSLNETRLNRLEKTMKVSEENIIKIKSLEKDYIWLVLSEGWCGDAAQIVPIFEKMAAESEGKIDLKIVLRDENEDLMNLFLTNKAKAIPKLIIINKETGGYLGQWGPRPKGATDLIVDYKKEHGVVDETAKANLQLWYLHDKGLSTQEEIIELLQSFDE; the protein is encoded by the coding sequence ATGAAACCCACGATAGCTAAAGCATTGTTTAATAGTTATTCTTATTCAGAATATAGAAAAATAGTTTCTGATTTATTAAAAGACGGGAAATCTACTGGTAACGAACAATCAGAAGCCTTAACCCATTATAGTAGTTTGAATGAAACGCGTTTAAATCGTTTGGAAAAAACGATGAAAGTTTCTGAGGAAAACATTATCAAAATAAAGTCTCTTGAAAAAGATTATATATGGCTTGTTCTTTCAGAAGGATGGTGTGGTGATGCTGCGCAAATTGTTCCAATATTCGAAAAAATGGCTGCAGAATCCGAAGGTAAGATTGATTTAAAAATTGTTTTACGTGATGAAAACGAAGACCTGATGAATTTGTTCTTGACCAATAAAGCAAAGGCTATCCCTAAACTAATTATAATCAATAAAGAAACTGGTGGCTATCTTGGTCAATGGGGCCCAAGACCAAAAGGGGCAACGGATCTTATTGTGGATTATAAAAAAGAACACGGTGTGGTTGATGAAACTGCAAAAGCCAACTTGCAACTTTGGTATTTACACGACAAAGGCTTGTCTACCCAGGAGGAAATTATAGAGTTGTTACAAAGTTTTGACGAATAA
- the pyrH gene encoding UMP kinase → MKYKRILLKLSGEALMGERQYGIDPVRLAEYAEEIKKIHDKGVEIAIVIGGGNIFRGVAGASNGMDRVQGDYMGMLATVINGMALQGALEDKGMLTRLQTALKIEAIAEPYIKRRAVRHLEKGRIVIFGAGTGNPYFTTDTAAVLRGVEIHADVILKGTRVDGVYDSDPEKNANALKFDTISFEDVLKKGLNVMDTTAFTLSQENKLPIVIFDMNKVGNLEKICEGENIGTVVNI, encoded by the coding sequence ATGAAATATAAAAGAATTCTTCTAAAATTAAGCGGCGAAGCATTGATGGGCGAAAGACAATACGGTATTGATCCCGTTAGATTAGCTGAATATGCTGAAGAAATCAAAAAAATTCACGATAAAGGTGTTGAAATTGCCATCGTAATAGGCGGAGGAAATATTTTTAGAGGTGTAGCGGGAGCCAGTAATGGAATGGATCGCGTACAAGGAGATTATATGGGAATGCTTGCTACTGTCATCAACGGAATGGCCTTACAAGGCGCTCTTGAAGACAAAGGGATGCTTACCCGTTTACAGACAGCCTTAAAAATCGAAGCTATTGCTGAACCTTATATTAAAAGAAGAGCAGTACGTCACCTTGAGAAAGGAAGAATTGTGATTTTTGGTGCAGGAACAGGAAATCCTTATTTCACAACTGATACCGCAGCTGTACTTAGAGGAGTTGAAATTCATGCTGATGTAATCTTAAAAGGAACACGTGTAGATGGAGTTTATGATTCAGATCCAGAGAAAAATGCTAATGCATTAAAATTTGACACTATCTCATTTGAAGATGTATTGAAAAAGGGATTGAACGTAATGGACACAACCGCTTTTACTTTAAGCCAAGAAAATAAATTACCAATCGTGATTTTTGACATGAATAAAGTTGGTAACCTGGAAAAAATCTGTGAAGGAGAAAACATAGGAACAGTAGTAAATATATAG
- the truB gene encoding tRNA pseudouridine(55) synthase TruB, whose protein sequence is MPTPEEYLNGQILLIDKPLTWSSFQAVNKLKYALINKLGLPKKFKIGHAGTLDPLATGLLLVCTGKFTKRISELQGQAKEYTGTFYIGATTPSYDLETEIDQTFPTEHINEALIHETVKQFIGEIDQKPPVFSAIKKDGVRLYEHARAGVSVEIATRKTTIHEFEITRIALPEIDFRVVCSKGTYIRSLAFDFGKAMNSGSHLIALRRTKIGDYDVKNAIDVTLFEDSLTPKTE, encoded by the coding sequence TTGCCTACTCCTGAAGAATATTTAAACGGCCAAATTTTATTGATTGACAAACCACTGACATGGAGTTCCTTTCAGGCGGTAAATAAATTAAAATATGCGTTGATTAACAAATTAGGACTTCCTAAGAAGTTTAAAATAGGTCACGCAGGAACTTTGGATCCATTGGCAACAGGGTTACTTTTAGTTTGCACCGGAAAATTCACTAAAAGAATATCAGAATTACAAGGTCAAGCCAAAGAATATACTGGTACCTTTTATATTGGCGCAACCACCCCTTCTTATGATTTAGAAACCGAGATCGACCAGACTTTTCCAACAGAACATATTAACGAAGCCTTAATTCACGAAACTGTGAAACAGTTCATTGGTGAAATTGACCAGAAACCACCCGTTTTTTCAGCAATTAAAAAAGATGGCGTACGTTTATATGAGCATGCACGTGCTGGAGTATCTGTTGAAATAGCAACTAGAAAAACGACGATTCACGAATTTGAAATCACTAGAATTGCTCTTCCTGAAATTGACTTTAGAGTTGTTTGCAGTAAAGGAACTTATATACGCTCCCTAGCTTTTGATTTTGGAAAAGCAATGAATTCAGGTTCTCACTTGATTGCATTACGACGCACGAAAATTGGGGATTACGACGTGAAAAACGCTATAGATGTAACTTTATTCGAAGATAGCTTAACGCCAAAAACGGAATAA
- a CDS encoding DUF5686 family protein, giving the protein MKHLYVLLFLFTCSIQAQFQLNGIVKDAVTTKPLPFATISINDGKKTVTDVDGKFSFQTISTSSSFDVSYVGYKQNTIAISKGKNFYVVNLSQKKNELDEIVIKSDNPALSIIKKAIENKNKNNPQKKLSSFEFKTYNRLLVTANPDSIKGRIDTIMVQKTFGKKFVKIDSAKYKFKEIIRKQHLFQTEKVSLYQYNHNNLKETVLGTKMAGFKQPVYEIIAFNLQSFSIYDSNYELFETKYNSPIAKDALRDYNYKLLDTASINGRNAYVIYFKNKKKRKSSGLEGVLYIDQNNFAVSKAIMRIRGVLDISGIHEFKYIPEEDIWFPVHKTFKIAKGKNDDDIKILGGTIQFDGDIKDNFKVRKKQSTDYTYLLSESNNFDIRYNIPIEINKSAVAIEIKDDAINKPDSFWNTYRKDSLDSRSLNTYTALDSISIKKRIESRIRFGRKVINGYLPLGFIDLNLRKVFSYNNYEGFRLGVGGVTNEQFSRKYKIEGYSAYGTKDGAFKYNIGFSSRLEKFSNTWIGASYTDDLREIGSTIFPVVKKPFKIYDPRPINISTFYNYVSWKAFVETKILPKSESVWEFNHAVVDPKFDYTYNLNGKLFHQYTLTTAMVSIQWNPFSDYMQTPTGRIEVEKRFPKFTFQFTQSLPKVWDNDFEYTKIDFRTEYEKKYLNGQKTSLLFEAGYALGDIPLTHLYNNSPNNITKETIIKRMTFAGKNSFETMYFNEFFSSEFAFFQFKHGFKRVKIFEKVKPSLVLVSRMAWGNMTKPEQHLGLEFKTLNDGFFESGIELNQIFNGLGLTAFYRYGPNQLSKFEDNIAIKLSFVLNLGL; this is encoded by the coding sequence ATGAAGCATTTATATGTATTGCTTTTCCTTTTTACTTGTTCTATTCAGGCCCAATTTCAGCTAAACGGAATTGTAAAAGATGCTGTTACCACAAAGCCATTACCCTTTGCAACAATTAGCATAAACGACGGAAAAAAAACCGTCACGGATGTAGATGGAAAATTCAGTTTTCAAACAATCAGCACTTCTTCTAGTTTTGATGTATCCTATGTTGGTTACAAACAAAATACCATTGCTATTTCAAAAGGCAAAAATTTCTATGTTGTAAACCTAAGCCAGAAAAAAAATGAGTTAGACGAGATTGTCATTAAATCTGACAATCCTGCTTTGTCCATTATAAAAAAAGCAATTGAAAACAAGAACAAGAACAATCCCCAAAAGAAATTAAGCAGTTTTGAATTCAAAACCTACAATAGACTTCTGGTAACAGCCAATCCTGATTCCATTAAGGGCCGAATTGATACTATTATGGTCCAAAAAACTTTTGGAAAAAAATTCGTTAAAATTGATTCCGCCAAATATAAATTTAAAGAAATCATCCGCAAACAACATTTGTTCCAAACGGAAAAAGTATCGCTATACCAATACAATCACAACAATTTAAAAGAAACCGTTTTAGGTACCAAAATGGCGGGTTTCAAACAGCCTGTTTACGAGATCATCGCTTTTAATTTACAATCCTTTTCTATCTACGACAGCAATTACGAACTTTTTGAAACCAAATATAACAGCCCAATAGCTAAGGACGCACTTCGGGATTATAACTACAAACTACTCGATACCGCTTCAATAAATGGACGAAATGCGTATGTGATTTATTTTAAGAACAAAAAGAAAAGAAAATCCTCCGGTTTAGAAGGGGTGCTGTATATCGATCAAAATAATTTTGCGGTTTCCAAAGCCATTATGAGAATTAGAGGAGTTCTTGACATAAGTGGCATCCATGAGTTCAAATACATTCCTGAAGAAGATATTTGGTTTCCTGTTCATAAAACCTTTAAAATTGCTAAAGGAAAAAATGATGACGACATTAAAATTCTAGGTGGCACGATTCAATTTGACGGAGACATAAAAGATAATTTCAAGGTTCGAAAAAAACAATCCACGGATTATACTTATTTACTGTCAGAATCTAATAATTTCGACATTCGTTATAATATTCCAATTGAAATCAATAAATCGGCAGTTGCTATCGAAATCAAAGACGATGCTATCAACAAACCCGATAGTTTCTGGAACACTTATAGAAAAGACAGCCTAGACAGCCGGAGTCTAAATACATATACCGCACTTGATAGCATTTCGATAAAAAAGAGAATCGAAAGCCGCATTCGTTTTGGAAGAAAAGTCATCAATGGCTATTTGCCGCTGGGCTTTATTGACCTCAACCTGCGTAAAGTTTTTAGTTACAATAACTACGAGGGTTTTAGACTCGGTGTTGGAGGTGTTACAAACGAGCAATTTTCCAGAAAATATAAAATCGAAGGCTATTCTGCTTACGGTACTAAAGATGGGGCTTTCAAATACAACATAGGTTTTTCCAGCAGACTTGAAAAATTCTCCAATACATGGATTGGCGCTTCCTATACTGATGATTTACGGGAAATAGGTAGTACCATCTTTCCTGTTGTGAAAAAACCTTTTAAAATTTATGATCCAAGACCCATAAACATAAGCACTTTTTATAATTATGTGAGTTGGAAAGCATTTGTGGAAACTAAAATACTCCCAAAATCAGAGAGTGTTTGGGAATTCAACCATGCTGTTGTTGACCCGAAATTTGATTACACTTATAATTTGAACGGTAAATTGTTCCATCAATACACTTTGACTACCGCTATGGTTTCGATACAATGGAATCCGTTTAGCGATTATATGCAAACCCCGACAGGAAGAATCGAAGTCGAAAAAAGATTTCCAAAATTCACTTTTCAGTTCACACAATCTTTGCCAAAAGTATGGGATAATGATTTTGAATACACTAAAATAGACTTCCGAACAGAATATGAGAAAAAATATTTAAACGGACAGAAAACAAGTTTGCTTTTTGAGGCCGGATATGCTCTTGGCGATATTCCTCTAACGCATCTGTATAACAATTCTCCAAATAACATTACCAAAGAAACCATTATTAAAAGAATGACTTTCGCAGGAAAAAATAGTTTTGAAACTATGTATTTCAATGAATTTTTCTCCAGTGAATTTGCGTTTTTCCAATTCAAACACGGTTTTAAAAGAGTGAAAATTTTCGAAAAAGTAAAACCATCTTTGGTACTGGTTTCAAGAATGGCTTGGGGAAATATGACCAAACCAGAACAACATTTGGGGTTAGAATTCAAAACATTAAACGACGGTTTTTTTGAATCCGGTATAGAACTAAATCAAATATTTAACGGACTTGGACTAACTGCATTTTATCGCTATGGCCCGAATCAGCTAAGTAAATTTGAAGATAACATCGCTATCAAACTGAGTTTTGTTCTTAATCTAGGATTGTAA
- a CDS encoding RND family transporter encodes MKKKLRVGFWELIARIVLKNKIVILGVILLITLFLALQWKNIRFSFTEANLLPDNHIINKEYNAFLEKFGEEGNLIVVGVQDDAFFTPKAFAAWNKLMTEIKGQKEIDLVVSINDLKKLQKNDSIQSFELIPFVDQSKIVDSNYLAFIKNDLFEKMPFYEGLLFNKKNGTIRSAIYLDKEIVNTPQRKDFIINYFIPKIEAFEKETGIDLRVSGMPYIRTLNAKSITDEISLFIGASLLITSLIFFFFFRSFRATLISIVIVIIGVMWTFGFLGLFNFEITVLTALVPSLVIVIGIPNCIFLTNKYQQEYIAHGNKARALQRVITKVGTATLMTNLTTAAGFATFIITNSELLKEFGIISSISIVALFFLCLIIIPIYYSYQPVPKEKHLKHLSRNYTKTFMAWIEKMVKHNRRHVYIVAVILFIVSSFGALQIKTSGSLIEDMPKNTGFYKDILFFEKEFEGIMPLEITIDTKRKKGVMKLSTLRKMDELQKTIEEIPELSKPISILNLVKYSKQAYYNGNPEYYELPSSQEQNFILSYAKNATKNTQDNIMKSYVDSTGQVARITTFMRDIGTGNMANIEQKLLDKTNKIFPADRYNVVMTGKALVFEKGTKYLLDNLITSLLFAVLLISLLMVFMFRSFKMVVVSLIPNLLPLMITAGLMGYFGIPLKPSTILVFSIAFGLSVDDTIHFLAQYRQELTHNKWKIKKSVFATIRESGISMFYTSVVLFAGFSVFMLSDFGGTIALGGLIAVTLIFGMLSNLMLLPCLVLTLNKSLANKQEFIEPKIDVLSNMEDDTDL; translated from the coding sequence ATGAAAAAGAAATTAAGAGTAGGTTTTTGGGAATTAATAGCCCGAATTGTACTTAAAAACAAAATTGTCATCCTAGGCGTTATTCTTTTAATAACCCTATTTTTAGCACTTCAGTGGAAAAACATACGATTTTCATTTACTGAAGCTAATTTACTTCCCGATAATCACATCATAAACAAAGAATACAATGCCTTTCTGGAGAAATTTGGAGAGGAAGGAAACCTGATTGTAGTAGGCGTTCAGGACGATGCTTTTTTTACTCCAAAAGCATTTGCCGCTTGGAATAAATTAATGACCGAAATAAAAGGCCAAAAAGAAATCGATCTGGTAGTTTCAATTAACGACCTGAAGAAATTACAAAAAAACGACAGCATTCAATCTTTCGAATTAATTCCTTTTGTTGACCAAAGTAAAATAGTAGACAGCAATTACCTGGCTTTTATCAAGAATGATTTATTTGAAAAAATGCCTTTTTACGAAGGCTTGCTTTTTAACAAAAAAAACGGAACAATTCGTTCAGCGATTTATTTGGATAAAGAAATCGTAAACACACCACAACGTAAAGATTTCATCATTAACTATTTTATTCCAAAAATAGAAGCTTTTGAAAAAGAGACGGGAATTGACTTACGTGTTTCCGGAATGCCATACATAAGAACACTGAATGCAAAAAGTATTACTGATGAGATAAGTTTATTCATTGGCGCATCCCTACTAATAACTTCTTTGATATTCTTTTTCTTCTTTCGTTCGTTTAGAGCAACATTAATATCAATTGTCATCGTTATTATTGGCGTGATGTGGACTTTTGGATTTCTTGGGTTATTCAATTTTGAAATTACAGTGCTTACCGCATTAGTGCCTTCGCTTGTTATTGTGATAGGAATTCCGAATTGTATTTTTCTGACCAATAAATATCAGCAAGAATATATTGCCCACGGAAACAAAGCCCGTGCACTTCAAAGAGTGATTACCAAAGTGGGAACTGCAACACTAATGACCAACTTGACGACTGCAGCCGGTTTCGCCACATTCATTATTACAAATAGTGAATTGTTAAAGGAATTTGGTATTATTTCCTCGATAAGCATCGTGGCGCTGTTCTTTTTGTGCCTTATTATTATTCCTATTTACTATAGCTACCAACCGGTTCCTAAAGAAAAACACCTGAAACACTTGAGCCGTAATTACACCAAAACCTTTATGGCTTGGATAGAAAAAATGGTGAAACACAACAGACGTCATGTTTATATCGTTGCTGTTATTTTATTTATCGTGAGCTCTTTTGGTGCTCTTCAAATAAAAACCTCAGGAAGTTTGATTGAGGATATGCCAAAAAACACTGGGTTTTATAAAGATATTTTATTTTTCGAAAAAGAATTTGAAGGGATAATGCCTCTTGAAATTACGATTGACACCAAAAGAAAAAAAGGTGTTATGAAGCTTTCTACTTTGAGAAAAATGGATGAACTTCAAAAGACTATCGAAGAAATTCCTGAACTTTCTAAACCCATTTCAATACTGAACTTGGTGAAATATTCAAAACAAGCTTACTATAATGGTAATCCAGAATATTATGAGCTACCAAGCTCACAAGAACAAAATTTCATTTTGAGTTATGCCAAGAACGCAACCAAAAACACTCAGGATAACATTATGAAAAGCTATGTGGATAGCACAGGACAGGTAGCCCGAATCACAACCTTTATGAGGGATATTGGGACAGGGAATATGGCTAATATAGAACAGAAACTTCTAGACAAAACCAATAAAATTTTTCCCGCTGATCGCTATAATGTGGTGATGACAGGTAAAGCTTTAGTCTTTGAGAAAGGCACAAAATACCTACTGGACAATCTAATCACATCACTGCTTTTTGCTGTTTTATTAATATCGTTATTAATGGTATTTATGTTCCGTTCCTTTAAAATGGTGGTGGTTTCATTAATCCCTAATTTATTGCCTTTAATGATTACTGCTGGATTGATGGGGTATTTTGGCATACCGCTTAAACCTTCAACTATATTAGTTTTTAGTATTGCTTTTGGATTATCTGTTGATGATACAATTCACTTTTTGGCACAATACCGTCAGGAATTAACACACAACAAATGGAAGATAAAAAAGTCGGTTTTTGCGACCATTAGGGAGTCCGGAATCAGTATGTTTTATACTTCGGTAGTTCTTTTTGCAGGATTCTCTGTGTTTATGCTATCGGATTTTGGTGGTACTATTGCTCTAGGTGGATTAATTGCGGTAACCTTAATTTTCGGGATGTTATCTAATTTAATGTTATTGCCTTGTTTGGTTTTAACTTTAAACAAATCATTAGCTAACAAACAGGAATTTATCGAGCCCAAAATTGATGTTTTAAGCAATATGGAAGATGACACAGACCTTTAA
- the frr gene encoding ribosome recycling factor, which translates to MTEEIEFILDSTKESMTGSIAHLEKEFLNIRAGKASPAMLGSVFVDYYGSATPLSQVAKISVPDARTITLQPFERTMLHTIEKAIMVANIGFNPMNNGDLIIISVPPLTEDRRRDLAKQAKVEAEDAKIGVRNVRKDANSDIKKLEKDGTSEDICKSAEEEVQNLTNSFIKKIDELLVHKEAEIMKV; encoded by the coding sequence ATGACAGAAGAAATTGAATTTATATTAGATAGTACTAAAGAATCAATGACAGGTTCTATAGCTCACTTAGAAAAAGAGTTTTTGAACATTCGTGCGGGAAAAGCTTCTCCAGCGATGTTAGGAAGTGTATTTGTTGACTATTATGGTTCAGCAACACCTCTTTCTCAAGTGGCAAAAATTAGTGTACCAGATGCAAGAACCATTACACTACAGCCGTTTGAAAGAACCATGCTACACACTATAGAGAAAGCTATTATGGTGGCAAATATTGGATTTAATCCAATGAACAACGGTGACTTAATCATAATTAGCGTTCCACCATTGACTGAAGACAGAAGACGTGATTTAGCAAAACAAGCAAAAGTGGAAGCTGAAGACGCTAAAATAGGAGTTAGAAATGTTCGTAAAGACGCTAATTCAGATATTAAAAAGTTAGAAAAAGACGGAACATCAGAAGACATTTGTAAAAGTGCCGAAGAAGAAGTTCAAAACTTAACCAATAGTTTCATCAAGAAAATTGACGAGCTTCTTGTTCATAAAGAAGCTGAGATTATGAAAGTGTAA
- a CDS encoding patatin-like phospholipase family protein: protein MTLNTNSIGLVLSGGGSKCLAHAGAIKFLEEKNIRPNLIAGTSAGSIVGTLYSWGKSPEEILEFFKSIYLFHWRHLTFKKAGFIDSESFKANFHSIFKNSVLGELKIPTMVTATDMVRGNLKVFGPETKIVDAILASSAYPGVMSPYEIKGKPYSDGGILNHFPTDILQGQCETIIGIYVSPIQIIEAKDLNSIKAVTTRAFDILSANSNVQKFNICDWVIEPKELTLYSTFETNRLKMDAIFKIGYEAAKESYEKLNL, encoded by the coding sequence ATGACTTTGAACACAAATTCAATTGGACTTGTACTCTCTGGTGGCGGATCAAAATGTTTAGCACATGCAGGAGCAATTAAATTTCTGGAAGAAAAAAACATTCGCCCTAATCTAATCGCTGGAACCAGTGCAGGGTCAATAGTGGGTACATTGTATTCCTGGGGAAAATCCCCCGAAGAAATTTTAGAGTTTTTTAAATCCATCTATTTGTTTCACTGGAGGCACCTTACTTTTAAAAAAGCAGGGTTTATTGATTCTGAATCATTTAAAGCTAATTTTCATTCTATTTTTAAGAATTCTGTTTTAGGAGAATTAAAAATCCCTACAATGGTTACAGCAACTGATATGGTAAGAGGTAATCTGAAAGTTTTTGGACCGGAAACAAAAATAGTCGATGCGATTTTAGCTTCTTCGGCATATCCGGGTGTTATGTCCCCGTATGAAATAAAAGGAAAACCGTATAGTGATGGCGGAATATTAAATCATTTCCCTACTGACATACTTCAGGGACAATGCGAAACAATTATTGGAATTTATGTCAGTCCGATACAAATAATCGAAGCCAAAGATTTAAATTCGATAAAAGCGGTAACTACAAGAGCATTTGATATCCTTTCAGCAAATTCAAATGTTCAAAAATTCAATATTTGTGATTGGGTAATTGAGCCCAAGGAACTAACGCTTTACAGCACTTTTGAAACCAATAGACTAAAAATGGATGCTATTTTCAAAATTGGATATGAAGCCGCTAAGGAATCTTATGAGAAACTAAATTTATAA
- a CDS encoding cation:proton antiporter: MKNYKNTIFYLGVTGGFTALIYLIILRGKELQAKETISVSESGKGSWGDFISSMEHNFQDPLAILLAQIVMIILVARLFGWIFKKISQPTVIGEIIAGIVLGPSLLGMYFPEFSAALFPVESLGNLKFLSQIGLILFMFVIGMELDIKVLKNKANEAIVISHASIVIPFALGIGLSYFVYNRFAPEGVEFLSFSLFMGIAMSITAFPVLARIVQERGIHKTRLGAIVITCAAADDITAWCLLAVVIAIVKAGDFVSSLYVISLALIYVITMIFIVKPFLKRIGDLYNSKESLSKPVLAIFFLFLILSSYATEVIGIHALFGAFMMGSIMPDISKFRLIFIEKVEDVSVILLLPLFFVYTGLKTEIGLINDIYLLKVTGAIILVAVVGKFLGSALAARFVGQSWKDSMTIGALMNTRGLMELIVLNIGLELKVLTPEVFTMMVIMALVTTFMTGPALDLINYIFKNKEEASIEDDTISSKFRILISFGSQEKGKSLLRLANCLTKKQKSATTITAMHLSLSDELHTFSLEDEEKSSFLPIFEESELLNQEIDTIYRVTYDIENEIAEVANQGDFDLLLIGLGKSIFDGTLLGKVIGFTSRIINPDRLLDKFTGKEGLFENSPFDERTRQIVSKTKMPLGILIDKDLQEVKQVFVPILRSEDAFLIDYAQKFIFNNNSHIRIMDVNGYVNTNFVIRSVIDSLEQNHPNNIDVVNNNKENSNFLDHQDLMLVSFESWKLLVDSRSEWLRGVPSVLIIKP; encoded by the coding sequence ATGAAAAACTATAAAAACACTATTTTTTACTTAGGTGTAACTGGTGGCTTCACAGCCTTAATTTATTTGATAATTCTAAGGGGAAAAGAATTACAGGCAAAAGAAACGATTTCCGTTTCAGAGTCAGGAAAGGGCTCGTGGGGAGATTTTATTTCTTCTATGGAGCATAATTTTCAGGATCCTTTGGCCATTCTTTTAGCTCAAATCGTAATGATTATTCTCGTTGCACGTCTTTTTGGGTGGATTTTCAAGAAAATTAGTCAGCCCACAGTTATTGGTGAAATTATTGCAGGAATTGTACTTGGACCCTCATTATTGGGTATGTATTTCCCCGAGTTTTCGGCCGCTTTATTTCCTGTGGAGTCTTTAGGAAACCTGAAGTTTTTAAGCCAAATAGGACTTATACTTTTTATGTTTGTTATAGGTATGGAACTCGATATAAAAGTGTTAAAAAACAAAGCTAACGAGGCTATTGTTATTAGTCACGCCAGTATTGTAATACCATTTGCACTAGGGATAGGTCTATCTTATTTTGTTTACAATAGATTTGCTCCTGAAGGAGTTGAATTTCTTTCTTTTAGTTTATTTATGGGGATTGCGATGAGTATCACTGCTTTTCCTGTTTTGGCAAGGATTGTCCAGGAACGCGGAATTCATAAAACCAGACTTGGAGCGATTGTTATCACTTGTGCCGCTGCTGACGATATAACGGCATGGTGTCTTCTGGCTGTTGTTATTGCCATTGTAAAAGCAGGGGATTTCGTAAGTTCGTTATATGTGATTTCACTAGCATTAATTTATGTGATTACCATGATTTTCATAGTCAAACCATTTCTTAAAAGAATTGGGGATTTGTATAATTCTAAAGAAAGCTTAAGTAAACCAGTTTTGGCTATTTTCTTTTTGTTTTTAATTCTATCTTCTTATGCTACTGAAGTAATAGGAATTCACGCCTTGTTTGGCGCTTTTATGATGGGTTCCATTATGCCTGATATATCTAAATTCAGGTTGATATTTATTGAAAAAGTAGAAGATGTGTCTGTTATTCTTTTACTGCCACTGTTTTTTGTGTATACCGGATTGAAAACTGAAATAGGCTTGATTAACGATATTTATTTGTTAAAAGTGACTGGAGCAATCATTCTTGTTGCGGTTGTAGGGAAGTTTTTAGGAAGCGCTTTGGCTGCTCGGTTTGTTGGGCAAAGTTGGAAAGACAGTATGACTATCGGTGCTTTGATGAATACTAGAGGCTTAATGGAGTTGATTGTTTTAAACATTGGATTAGAACTTAAAGTTTTAACTCCTGAGGTGTTTACTATGATGGTAATTATGGCGTTAGTGACAACTTTTATGACTGGACCCGCTCTAGACTTGATCAATTATATTTTTAAAAATAAAGAAGAAGCATCTATAGAAGACGATACGATTTCGAGTAAATTCCGAATCCTTATTTCTTTTGGAAGTCAGGAAAAAGGGAAGTCATTATTGAGACTGGCTAATTGTTTAACTAAAAAACAAAAAAGCGCAACCACTATAACAGCGATGCATTTGTCCTTAAGCGATGAGTTACATACTTTTAGTTTAGAAGATGAAGAAAAGAGCAGTTTCCTGCCTATTTTCGAAGAATCAGAGCTTTTAAATCAGGAAATTGACACCATTTATAGGGTGACTTATGACATTGAAAATGAAATTGCTGAGGTGGCTAATCAGGGAGATTTTGATTTACTGCTCATTGGTCTTGGTAAATCTATTTTTGACGGTACACTATTAGGGAAAGTAATTGGTTTTACAAGTAGAATTATCAATCCGGATCGCTTGCTTGATAAATTCACGGGGAAAGAAGGATTGTTTGAAAATTCTCCTTTCGATGAAAGAACAAGACAGATAGTTTCTAAAACCAAGATGCCTTTAGGGATTTTAATTGACAAAGACTTGCAAGAAGTTAAACAAGTTTTTGTTCCAATTCTTAGATCTGAAGACGCTTTTTTAATTGATTATGCCCAGAAATTTATTTTTAATAATAATTCTCATATTCGCATTATGGATGTGAATGGCTATGTGAATACTAATTTTGTTATTAGAAGTGTTATCGATTCTCTTGAACAAAATCATCCTAATAACATAGATGTTGTTAACAACAATAAAGAGAATTCAAACTTTTTAGACCATCAAGATCTTATGTTAGTTAGTTTTGAAAGCTGGAAATTACTTGTAGATTCAAGAAGCGAATGGTTGAGAGGAGTTCCATCTGTTTTAATTATTAAACCTTAA